Genomic window (Acidobacteriota bacterium):
CTAAAGCCTTGCCCTACATGTAACAATATTTTATGCGTTTGCTATAATTCATGTATTTAGACAATTTAATCAAATATCTTTCTGAAAAAACTGAAATCCAATCCAAATTTTTGAAGCTCCTCTTTCAGGTTGAAATAATTTTTTAAGATTCTATTGTGGTCAAAGGCTAAATTTTCAGGAATTTCATCCTTATTAAAAATTCCAATCTCAGATGCATCATCCTTTGCCTTCGCGGTTCCGAATCCTCTTGCAACAAAAACTACTGAAATTGTATGATGTCTTGGGTCTCGTTCAGGGTTAGAGTAAGTATGAAGCTGGGATAAAATTTCAATATCCAAGTTTGTCTCCTCTTTTGCTTCTCTTATTGCTGTATTCTCTGCAAATTCGCCGTATTCTATAAAACCTCCTGGGATTGCCCAACCATAGGGAGGATTTTTTCTTTTTATCAAAATGATTCCTTCTTTGTCTCCTTTTTTATATTCGATGATAATATCCACTGTGGGGAATGGATTCCTCGGCTTGTCTTTAGGTTCATATTTTACATTTGTTCTTCCCTTCATCTTTTCAGCTCCTTTAAAAAAATTACTATATTACAAATTAATCTATTTTTGGTAAGCAAGTAAAGTTTTGACAACCCTTCATCCAAAATCTATAATTAACTTCTAAATAGAGAGCACTAATGAAAGTAATGCTTTTGGTCCCACCAGGTGGTTATTTTGCAGAAA
Coding sequences:
- a CDS encoding NUDIX hydrolase, whose protein sequence is MKGRTNVKYEPKDKPRNPFPTVDIIIEYKKGDKEGIILIKRKNPPYGWAIPGGFIEYGEFAENTAIREAKEETNLDIEILSQLHTYSNPERDPRHHTISVVFVARGFGTAKAKDDASEIGIFNKDEIPENLAFDHNRILKNYFNLKEELQKFGLDFSFFRKIFD